A section of the Humulus lupulus chromosome 2, drHumLupu1.1, whole genome shotgun sequence genome encodes:
- the LOC133818257 gene encoding large ribosomal subunit protein mL102 (rPPR5): MAYVLSKRCQWRPRLFPNLPRISDSSPICLLRLFSSNQDSATTVVDNASDPISDSTCTEAQTGREIPTPLNGSETVMNQRTPRGKHRNPEKLEDIICRMMANREWTTRLQNSIRSLVPHFDATLVWNVLHGARNSEHALQFFRWVERAGLFDHDRETHSKIIEILTRASKLNHARCILLDMPNKGVEWDEDLFVLLIDGYGKAGIVQESVKIFNKMKELGIERSIKSYDALFKVILRRGRYMMAKRYFNAMLSEGIEPTKHTYNIMIWGFFLSLRLETAKRFYDDMKNRGISPDVVTYNTMIHGYNRFKLLDEAENLFTEMKGRNIAPTVISYTTMIKGYVSVGRVDDGLRLFEEMKSFGIKPNAVTYTTLLPGLCDAEKTSEAQTMLREMVEKFIAPKDNSIFMRLLSCQCKAGDLDAAADVLKAMIRLSIPTESGHYGILIENFCKAQMYDRAVKLLEKLVEKEIILRPQSTAEIEASAYNPMIQYLCNHGQTGKAENFFRQLMKIGVKDSVAFNNLIHGHSKEGNPDSAFEILKIMSRRGVASDADSFRLLIKSYLSKGEPADAKTALDNMIESGHLPESLLFRSVMESLFEDGRVQTASRVMKSMVEKGVKENTDLVAKVLEALLMRGHVEEALGRVDLLMQSGCAPDFDSLLSILCEKGKTIAAIKLLDFCLERDYTVDFSSYDKVLDSLLAAGKTLNAYSILCKIMEKGGVSSWSSCEDLVKNLNQEGNTKQADILSRMIKGGGKEASGSKKGKKQASVSA, from the coding sequence ATGGCGTACGTCTTATCTAAGCGCTGCCAATGGCGACCAAGGCTGTTCCCCAACCTTCCAAGGATCTCAGACTCTTCTCCGATCTGTCTCCTCCGCCTCTTCAGCTCGAATCAAGATTCGGCCACAACCGTCGTCGACAACGCATCAGACCCAATTTCCGACTCTACTTGTACAGAAGCTCAAACTGGACGCGAAATTCCAACCCCATTAAATGGTTCGGAGACCGTCATGAATCAGAGAACCCCACGAGGTAAGCATCGAAACCCAGAAAAGTTAGAGGATATTATATGTAGAATGATGGCTAACCGGGAATGGACTACTCGTTTACAAAATTCAATTCGGTCTTTGGTTCCCCACTTCGATGCCACCCTCGTTTGGAATGTCTTGCATGGTGCCCGGAATTCGGAGCACGCGCTTCAGTTCTTCAGGTGGGTTGAGCGTGCCGGTTTGTTTGATCACGACCGTGAGACCCATTCTAAGATTATTGAGATTCTAACCCGAGCTTCGAAGCTCAATCATGCCCGGTGCATACTCTTGGACATGCCCAATAAGGGAGTAGAGTGGGATGAGGACCTTTTTGTTTTGCTTATTGATGGTTATGGTAAAGCTGGGATTGTTCAAGAATCTGTGAAAATTTTCAATAAGATGAAGGAGTTGGGTATTGAGAGGAGCATTAAGTCGTATGATGCTTTGTTTAAGGTTATTCTGAGGAGAGGACGATATATGATGGCGAAAAGATACTTCAATGCTATGTTGAGTGAGGGGATAGAGCCTACTAAGCATACTTATAATATCATGATTTGGGGTTTCTTTCTCTCATTGAGATTGGAGACTGCTAAACGGTTCTATGATGATATGAAGAACAGGGGTATATCACCTGATGTTGTTACTTATAATACGATGATTCATGGATATAATCGGTTCAAACTGTTGGATGAGGCAGAAAATTTGTTTACAGAGATGAAGGGAAGAAACATAGCTCCCACGGTTATAAGTTATACTACCATGATAAAAGGGTATGTCTCTGTTGGTAGAGTCGATGATGGACTGCGATTGTTTGAGGAGATGAAGTCTTTTGGTATTAAGCCCAATGCTGTTACATACACGACTTTGCTGCCTGGGCTTTGTGATGCAGAGAAAACATCTGAAGCTCAGACAATGTTAAGGGAGATGGTGGAGAAGTTTATTGCTCCTAAGGATAATTCCATCTTTATGAGGTTGTTATCATGCCAGTGCAAGGCTGGAGATTTAGATGCGGCTGCTGATGTACTTAAGGCAATGATTCGTCTGAGCATCCCTACAGAGTCTGGTCATTATGGCATCCTAATCGAAAACTTCTGTAAGGCACAGATGTACGATCGGGCAGTTAAGTTGTTAGAGAAGCTTGTTGAGAAAGAAATTATATTAAGGCCTCAGAGCACTGCAGAGATAGAAGCTAGTGCTTATAACCCAATGATTCAGTATCTATGCAATCATGGGCAGACTGGGAAAGCTGAAAACTTTTTCCGGCAGTTGATGAAAATAGGTGTCAAGGATTCTGTTGCTTTCAATAATTTAATCCACGGCCACTCCAAGGAAGGGAACCCCGATTCTgcttttgaaattttgaaaatcaTGAGTAGAAGAGGGGTTGCTAGTGATGCAGATTCTTTCAGATTGCTGATTAAGAGCTACTTGAGTAAAGGTGAGCCAGCTGATGCTAAAACAGCTTTGGATAACATGATTGAAAGTGGGCATCTTCCAGAGTCGTTGTTATTCAGGTCAGTAATGGAGAGTCTATTTGAGGATGGGAGAGTTCAAACTGCTAGTAGGGTCATGAAGAGTATGGTTGAGAAGGGTGTGAAAGAGAACACGGACTTGGTTGCTAAGGTTTTGGAAGCCCTCCTCATGAGAGGTCATGTCGAGGAAGCATTGGGACGGGTTGATTTACTTATGCAGAGTGGCTGTGCGCCAGACTTTGATAGTCTTCTATCTATTCTTTGTGAGAAAGGAAAGACAATTGCTGCTATCAAGCTGCTGGACTTTTGCCTTGAAAGGGACTATACTGTAGATTTTTCAAGCTATGATAAGGTGTTAGATTCTCTTTTAGCAGCAGGAAAGACACTGAATGCATATTCAATATTATGCAAAATAATGGAGAAAGGAGGAGTTTCTAGTTGGAGTAGCTGTGAAGATTTGGTTAAGAACCTTAATCAGGAGGGCAACACAAAGCAAGCAGATATTCTTTCCAGAATGATAAAGGGTGGAGGCAAAGAAGCCAGTGGGAGCAAGAAAGGGAAGAAACAAGCATCCGTAAGTGCCTga